TAAATTGTTTAACAATAACGCTAGTAAGCACTAGACTTAATATAAGTTCTAAAAATAAGACTATACTAATACTAGTAAGTCTGTAAAGCACTTACACCTTTACCCTACTAACAAAGAAGACCTACCCTAGCAAAATTAAACATCCTTGATCACTTAATATGTGTTGAAAGTAGCAACATTATTTTTTCTAACGAATCCTTAATATTTTGTGGAATAATAGCATATATATAACTTTTTTCAAACTTTTTCCATATAATTATATTGATTAATAGCACTTTAAATCCAAAAATACAGTCATATATATTTGTTTAAGACATCTCTAATACATCTTTCATTGAATAAATGCAACCTCTATCAGATGGTACTTTACCCAACCACTCTGCTGCACGAATTGCACCAAGTGCAAATGTCATTCTTGATGAAGCTTTGTGGGTAATTTCCACACGTTCACCTTGCATAAAAAAACTCACCGTATGCTCACCTACCACATCACCACCACGAATTGTAGAAAACCCAATTATATTCCTATCTCTTATCTGTTCAATACCTCTTCGTCCATAAACAGCACACGTTTTTAAATCTCTACCCAATGTATCAGCAATCACTTCACCCATCTTTAATGCAGTACCACTAGGTGCGTCCGCCTTAAAACGATGATGCATTTCAACAATTTCAATATCGCTATCTTTCCCTATTACTTTTGCCGCTATTTCCAATAATTTTAAAGATAAATTAACACCTACACTCATATTAGATGCAAATACAATGGGTATATTTTTTGTAAGACTAACTAATTGATTGAGTTCATCATCATTAAAGCCTGTCGTACCAATAACCATTTTCTTACCAGCCTTAGCACAAATTGATAGGTAGTTAAGTGTAGCTGCTGGACAAGTAAAATCAATTAAAACATCAAATTTATCTAAATAATTAGATAAATTATTATCTTGATCAATCTTAATAACTAATTTAATACTATTTGATTGTTCGATTGCTTTAATAATTGCCTGACCCATTCTACCGTTACTACCTGATACTGCTATTTTTAGCATTTGTTATTCCTTTAAATTAATTCACAATAATATAATAAGAATTATATCTACTCATAAGTTAATATTAGAAATATTAGTATACTTCATATTCAATTAATACCACACCTAAAGAATTAAACTCTACAAACTGTCTTCCAAAAAACCATTTTTCTTAGTAACAACATCTAGTTCCTGTAAGGTTTTAAGTAATTCATCCATTTTATCAATCGGCAACATATTTGGACCATCACTTAACGCTTCATCAGGGTTAGGATGGGTCTCTATGAAAAATCCTGATATACCTACTCCTATAGCCGCCCTAGCAACCACAGGCACCATTTCCCTCTGCCCTCCTGAGGTTAATCCATTACCACCAGGCTGTTGCACTGAATGAGTTGCATCAAATACTATCGGGCAACCTGTTGAACGCATGGTAGATAAACCACGCATATCAGAAATCAAAGTATTATAGCCAAATGAAGTACCACGTTCACAAATAGTAATTAATCTATTACCTGTTTCATAGGCCTTATTCACAACATTTCCTATATCCCATGGCGCTTGAAATTGGCCTTTTTTGATATTCACAGGAATACCTTGTTTACACACATCTTGAATAAAATTAGTTTGACGCACTAAAAAAGCAGGAGTTTGCATCATATCTACCACAAATGCTACCTCACTTAGAGGCGTGTCCTCATGCACATCAGTTAATACTGGTACACCGACTTCATCCTTAACCTTTTGCAAAATACGCAAACCTTCCTTCAAACCCAGACCTCTAAAGCTATTAGTACTGGTTCGATTAGCCTTATCATATGAAGACTTATAAATAAAATTAATACCTAAATTCTCAGTAACTCTTTTTAAATAAGTGGCAGTTTCCAAAGCTAATGCTTCAGATTCAATAACACAAGGACCTGCAATTAAGAAAAATGGGTGATTAATACCGACTTCAAAATCTAACAATTTCATGACTTATAGTTTATACAAAAATCAACGTTTATTATATAGTTAGAGTGATGTATTAGACATTATTTGATAAAAATAGTGAAAACTAAATTTTTCACTCATAACACGTATTATTACATATATTATTAGAAAATAATTTAATTTAATAAATTTTTATCTAAACCATACCTCAATATAATTGTTTCATCGTTTAAAATAGTAATTTATGATTAGTACACCTGATATTTTAAAGAAAATTATTGCACGTAAAAAAGTTGAAATTGCAGAATGTAAAAACAATATTCCAGAAAGCCAAATACTTGATGTTGCGTATAAAAAACATAATACAAATAACTTTTACCAAGCATTGAAAGATAAAGTAGATGCAAAGCAAAATGCTATTATTGCAGAAATCAAAAAAGCATCTCCTTCTAAAGGTCTGTTACGTGAAAATTTCAACCCTGTTGAAATAGCCGAAAGCTACGAAAAATCAGGTGCAACTTGTTTATCAGTTGTAACCAATAAAGACTTCTTCCAAGGGAAGAATCAATATTTAATTGATATATGCGAAGCAATATCAATACCAATCTTACACAAAGAATTTATTATAGACCCTTATCAGATTTACGAGTCTAGAGCCTTAGGTGCAGATTGTATTTTACTAATTGCCGCTTGCCTAAGTGATAAACAAATAGAAGACTTTACAATGCAAGCCATTGACATTAATATGGATGTTTTAATTGAGATACACAATGTAAAAGAATTAGAACGTACATTGCAATTACGCCTGCCAATGATTGGTATTAATAATAGAAACTTACACACCTTTGATGTTTCTTTAGAAACGACTATTGAACTAATGAAAGAAATCAAAGAAGATACTTTGATTATTACTGAAAGCGGTATCCTGACTTCAAATGATGTTACTTTTATGAATGGGCATAATATTTACAGCTTTTTGGTTGGTGAAGCATTTATGCGTCAAGATAATCCAGGAGAAGCACTACAAAAAATTTTTGGAAAAAATAAATGAATACAACAGTTAAATGGATTAATGATATGATGATAGTTGGCGAATCAGATAGTGGTCACGCCATAGTAATGGATGGCCCCCAAAATTTAGGTGGAAAGAATCTAGGTATCCGCCCGATGGAAATGTTACTCCTTGGCATGGGTGGCTGTACAACTATCGATGTGATATCAACACTGAAAAAAATGTGTCAAGAAGTACATACTTTTCATGCTGAAATCACATCAGAACGTGCTAAAGAACATCCAAAAATATTCACTAAAATTCACATCCACTTTGCCGTTAAAGGAGTTAATTTAAACGATAAAAAGGTTAGTAAAGCAGTCAATTTATCTATTAATAAATATTGTTCTGCTTTAATTATACTTGGAAAATCTGCCACTATAACACATGATTTTAAAATTCATAAATAATCTATACAATCAGTTTATATACTTTTTACAAAGTACTAATAGTGAGTAGTATTTTTCTAGTATTTAAGAAAATAACAGAGAAGTGACTGAAGGAAGTTCAATTTAAAATTAACATAGAAGTTAAATATAAATATAGTTTCTAATCCTATTTCAAATTATTATTTCTTAAGCGTATAATTTATCTCTTCGGAGAGTTGGCCGAGTTGGCTGAAGGCGCACCCCTGCTAAGGGTGTATAAGGTTTATCCCCTATCGAGGGTTCGAACCCCTCACTCTCCGCTATACTACTTCGTCTTTTTTTTGAAACCTATCTTACAAACGTAAAAATACTTAATAGTACGATTTAAAAATACAAAATTAAATTAAATTAAATCTTTAAACTTTTTTCACAGTAAAATACTTAATTACCATGATTGACACACCCTTAGTAATTGCCAAAAAAACTTACAACTCTCGCTTGTTAGTTGGATCAGGAAAATATAAAGACCTTAATGAAACCAAACTGGCAACGGATATGGCAGAAGCTAATATCATCACTGTTGCTATTCGCCGTACTAATATTGGACAAAATGTCAATGAACCTAATCTATTAGATATTATCTCACCAAACAAATACACTATTCTACCAAATACTGCAGGTTGTTATAATGCTAAAGATGCTATTCGAACTTGCCAATTAGCACGTGAACTGTTAGGTGGACATAATTTAATTAAATTAGAAATATTAGGAGATAAAAAAACACTTTATCCTAATATTGTTGAAACCCTATCTGCCGCAAAAACACTAGTTGATAATGAATTTGATGTTATGGTTTATACCAATGATGATCCAGTCGTTGCTAAAGAATTAGAAAACATTGGTTGCGTTGCAATAATGCCACTTGCCTCATTTATCGGCTCAGGTCAAGGTATTACCAACCCAACACAAATAAAACTCATCAAAGAACACGCTACTGTACCAGTATTGATTGATGCTGGTATTGGTTGTGCAAGTGATGCCACCAAGGCAATGGAACTTGGCTGTGATGGTGTGCTAATGAACTCAGCCATTGCAAATGCAAAAAACCCAATTTTAATGGCAAGCGCTATGAAAAACGCCATTATCGCAGGACGAGAATCCTTTCTTTCTGGTAGAATGATGAAGAAATCCTACGCTTCTGCTTCATCACCAAAAGTGGATTTAATTTAGCATTAAAACCTAAACAATACGCCTATAGTTCAACTGAAATAGTTTATTATATATATTCATCATCAGAATAATATCTATCATTTTAATTATTCTAAACTACTACTAAAAATTAGTGTCATTCTATCAATCAATATCAACTACTCTGTTGTCTTCTTTTAAATACTATAAAAACACTACTCACTATTTTAAAACTCTTTAATGTTAAATAATTTATAATAACAGAATCTAGATTATCATATATAAATCACGTCATAACAAACATTATTATTACCGTAAAGATAATTAAAGTTAAAAACTATACATCTTCAAATAATTTTTTATTGTGCCTACGTTTAATATATTTATATAGTCCGCATCTAATTGCTTCAACCGCTCTAGATATTTGTTTTCAGAAGTACAAGAACTAAATATTCTTATGACTTGTCTAAATAATAGTAAGAGTTTGATTATATTGTATCATCAATACTACCTATAAACTATAAAATAAATTCATGGACTTCTCACAAGATCTATCAAATCTTAAGCAAAATTATCTTTATCGTACAAGAAAAATATCTAAAAATACTCAAATTAATATTAATGGAAAATCATTGATAAATTTTTGCTCAAATGACTATCTATCGCTTGCTAGCCATCCACAAGTTAAAGAGGCATTTAAACAAGGAATTGATAAATTTGGTGTTGGCGCTAGCGCATCACACTTGATTAGCGGCCATACAGCGGCACATCAAGCGTTAGAAGAAGCATTAGCTAATTATACAGGACAAGAAAAAGCCTTGTTATTCTCAACTGGTTATATGGCGAATATTGGAGTATTTTCTGCACTTAAGGATAAACTTGATTGGGTATTGCAAGATAAATTTAACCATGCTTCACTCATTGATGCAAATCATTTAATCGGTTTACCACTTCAACGATATTTACATAATAATCTTAAATCATTAAAGAAAAAAATAAATAAGCAAACTGGACAAGGATTAA
This sequence is a window from Candidatus Vesicomyosocius sp. SY067_SCS001. Protein-coding genes within it:
- the kdsA gene encoding 3-deoxy-8-phosphooctulonate synthase, which translates into the protein MKLLDFEVGINHPFFLIAGPCVIESEALALETATYLKRVTENLGINFIYKSSYDKANRTSTNSFRGLGLKEGLRILQKVKDEVGVPVLTDVHEDTPLSEVAFVVDMMQTPAFLVRQTNFIQDVCKQGIPVNIKKGQFQAPWDIGNVVNKAYETGNRLITICERGTSFGYNTLISDMRGLSTMRSTGCPIVFDATHSVQQPGGNGLTSGGQREMVPVVARAAIGVGISGFFIETHPNPDEALSDGPNMLPIDKMDELLKTLQELDVVTKKNGFLEDSL
- a CDS encoding thiazole synthase; amino-acid sequence: MIDTPLVIAKKTYNSRLLVGSGKYKDLNETKLATDMAEANIITVAIRRTNIGQNVNEPNLLDIISPNKYTILPNTAGCYNAKDAIRTCQLARELLGGHNLIKLEILGDKKTLYPNIVETLSAAKTLVDNEFDVMVYTNDDPVVAKELENIGCVAIMPLASFIGSGQGITNPTQIKLIKEHATVPVLIDAGIGCASDATKAMELGCDGVLMNSAIANAKNPILMASAMKNAIIAGRESFLSGRMMKKSYASASSPKVDLI
- a CDS encoding OsmC family protein, which encodes MNTTVKWINDMMIVGESDSGHAIVMDGPQNLGGKNLGIRPMEMLLLGMGGCTTIDVISTLKKMCQEVHTFHAEITSERAKEHPKIFTKIHIHFAVKGVNLNDKKVSKAVNLSINKYCSALIILGKSATITHDFKIHK
- the trpC gene encoding indole-3-glycerol phosphate synthase TrpC — protein: MISTPDILKKIIARKKVEIAECKNNIPESQILDVAYKKHNTNNFYQALKDKVDAKQNAIIAEIKKASPSKGLLRENFNPVEIAESYEKSGATCLSVVTNKDFFQGKNQYLIDICEAISIPILHKEFIIDPYQIYESRALGADCILLIAACLSDKQIEDFTMQAIDINMDVLIEIHNVKELERTLQLRLPMIGINNRNLHTFDVSLETTIELMKEIKEDTLIITESGILTSNDVTFMNGHNIYSFLVGEAFMRQDNPGEALQKIFGKNK
- the dapB gene encoding 4-hydroxy-tetrahydrodipicolinate reductase; amino-acid sequence: MLKIAVSGSNGRMGQAIIKAIEQSNSIKLVIKIDQDNNLSNYLDKFDVLIDFTCPAATLNYLSICAKAGKKMVIGTTGFNDDELNQLVSLTKNIPIVFASNMSVGVNLSLKLLEIAAKVIGKDSDIEIVEMHHRFKADAPSGTALKMGEVIADTLGRDLKTCAVYGRRGIEQIRDRNIIGFSTIRGGDVVGEHTVSFFMQGERVEITHKASSRMTFALGAIRAAEWLGKVPSDRGCIYSMKDVLEMS